The Caballeronia sp. SL2Y3 genome includes a window with the following:
- a CDS encoding type VI secretion system Vgr family protein — protein MPYALHDVIDFNPSTSMPQQSDMRFTIELAGGGPFNVVEFDLDEAISSCFELVVHLSSENPAVDFGSILDQPALLTIWRGDTPVRYVHGLVSTFEQGETGFRRSRYKATIEPAYARAAIRSNWRAFQLKNVPEILQTLMTEQRITDYEQRIYGVHQTREFCVQPGETTLAFCDRIAAEEGLIYSFVHTGQGHRLIHNDRLIVHGAIGGAPVSYNPNPGGDAPEPALRTFRYAERVRTSRVTRRDYTFRNPRYAHEHSSTGASLGHQGSGYENFGYPGRYKTDEAGRPFTQTRLLALRGDAQMVRAEGDDARLTPGLAFELTGHPREELNRSWRPVRIRHRGVQRTSQQEESADTIEGTLYRCTADLIPDDVEWKAPLLPKPRIDGPHIATVTGPAGEEIHTDQHGRVKVQFAWDREGKNDEHSSCWIRVAQNWAGATWGHMAIPRIGQEVIVDWLDVDCDQPIIIGRAYNALNLPPYELPRHKTRMTIKSQTHKGDGFNELRFEDEAGQEEIYVHAQKDQNIHVNHDETTFVGHDHHENVEHDQSIGIGHDRTETVGNDEQVSIGRERRHSVGQDAFLIIERNHTIAVAKDRVETVGNHRKEQTTANHIVDVGGHVEQSVQGRYRLITGQRIERQTQKYLLQAADRAVIQGPGGTITLDNSGVTIEGMAIRFKGPVSIGDGGVGHAKAVDGNPAEGLPNGPYQEFFVLQDAITGKVLRNHPYRLQRWGKGEVESRSDAQGRTQVVNTENSELLSAEAHPDPAQQLMLNSSYWDQHADFKIDFLRNPAPDQH, from the coding sequence ATGCCGTACGCATTGCATGACGTTATCGACTTCAACCCGAGCACCTCTATGCCTCAACAAAGCGATATGCGCTTTACTATCGAACTTGCCGGTGGTGGTCCTTTCAATGTAGTTGAGTTCGATCTCGATGAAGCAATTTCGTCATGCTTCGAACTTGTCGTCCATCTATCCAGCGAGAACCCCGCGGTCGATTTCGGTTCGATTCTCGATCAGCCCGCGTTGCTTACGATCTGGCGGGGCGACACGCCCGTGCGGTATGTACATGGGCTAGTCAGCACTTTCGAACAAGGCGAGACAGGCTTCAGGCGCAGCCGATATAAGGCGACCATTGAGCCTGCATACGCCCGCGCCGCAATACGCTCTAACTGGCGTGCTTTCCAACTGAAAAACGTTCCGGAAATCCTGCAAACGCTCATGACCGAACAGAGAATTACGGACTACGAGCAACGGATCTATGGCGTTCACCAGACGCGCGAATTTTGCGTGCAACCCGGCGAGACCACTCTCGCGTTCTGCGACCGGATTGCAGCCGAAGAAGGACTGATCTACAGCTTCGTCCACACAGGACAAGGCCACCGCCTGATCCATAATGATCGCCTGATTGTGCACGGCGCAATCGGCGGCGCCCCGGTTTCGTACAACCCGAACCCCGGCGGCGACGCGCCCGAACCCGCGCTGCGTACCTTCCGTTACGCCGAACGGGTACGAACCAGCCGCGTGACGCGACGTGACTATACGTTCCGTAATCCGAGGTATGCCCACGAGCATAGCAGCACTGGGGCAAGCCTCGGTCATCAAGGCTCGGGCTATGAAAATTTCGGGTATCCCGGACGATACAAGACAGACGAAGCGGGACGACCTTTTACGCAAACGCGGCTGCTGGCCTTGCGCGGCGATGCGCAGATGGTCCGCGCCGAAGGCGACGACGCGCGCCTCACGCCCGGTCTGGCCTTCGAACTGACGGGGCATCCGCGCGAGGAGTTGAACCGTAGCTGGCGTCCTGTGCGCATCCGGCATCGTGGCGTACAGCGCACCAGTCAGCAGGAAGAATCCGCCGACACCATCGAAGGCACGCTGTATCGCTGCACCGCCGATCTCATACCGGACGATGTGGAATGGAAAGCGCCGCTGCTGCCGAAGCCGCGTATCGACGGACCGCACATAGCGACCGTCACCGGCCCTGCGGGAGAGGAAATCCATACGGACCAGCATGGCCGGGTCAAAGTTCAATTTGCATGGGATCGCGAAGGCAAAAACGACGAACATAGTTCCTGCTGGATTCGCGTGGCGCAAAACTGGGCCGGTGCTACTTGGGGGCACATGGCGATACCGCGTATCGGACAGGAAGTGATTGTGGACTGGCTCGATGTTGATTGCGACCAGCCGATCATCATCGGCCGCGCCTATAACGCCCTGAACCTGCCGCCCTACGAACTGCCACGCCACAAGACGCGCATGACCATCAAAAGCCAAACGCATAAGGGCGATGGCTTCAACGAACTGCGTTTCGAGGACGAAGCCGGGCAGGAGGAAATCTACGTCCACGCGCAGAAGGATCAGAACATCCACGTGAATCATGACGAGACGACTTTCGTAGGGCATGACCACCACGAGAATGTCGAGCATGACCAATCGATCGGTATCGGGCACGACCGCACGGAGACGGTAGGCAATGATGAGCAGGTGTCCATCGGTCGCGAGCGGCGTCATAGCGTTGGACAGGATGCGTTCCTCATAATCGAGCGCAATCACACGATTGCTGTCGCTAAGGACCGCGTTGAAACGGTTGGCAACCATCGCAAGGAGCAGACGACGGCGAACCATATCGTGGACGTCGGCGGCCATGTTGAACAATCCGTGCAGGGGCGTTACAGGCTTATCACGGGACAACGCATCGAACGCCAAACGCAAAAGTATCTATTGCAGGCCGCTGATCGTGCGGTGATCCAGGGACCGGGCGGCACGATCACTCTCGACAATAGCGGCGTCACCATCGAAGGTATGGCGATTCGGTTCAAAGGCCCGGTGTCGATCGGCGATGGCGGCGTCGGTCATGCCAAGGCGGTTGACGGAAATCCCGCGGAGGGGCTACCTAATGGCCCGTATCAGGAGTTCTTCGTTTTGCAGGATGCAATCACGGGCAAAGTCCTGCGCAATCACCCTTACCGCCTGCAACGCTGGGGCAAGGGCGAGGTGGAAAGTCGGTCCGACGCGCAGGGACGCACGCAGGTTGTGAACACCGAAAACAGCGAGTTGCTGAGCGCAGAAGCTCACCCCGACCCCGCACAACAACTGATGCTCAATTCATCGTACTGGGATCAGCACGCTGATTTCAAGATCGATTTTCTGCGCAATCCCGCACCAGACCAGCACTAA
- a CDS encoding VRR-NUC domain-containing protein, whose translation MANLPRTASRAPSGGARTTTKSNAEGTVLPVVNPLDLWYLCEKAVYAKRNPYRRAKDGRPMYQRTVTTLVRADNELFKYHFPYCGEVGYDMTVSPPKPLMSRGESWRPSRFPLSFYKQITTEIMPDYAALEVERDLIGKDELESTIALPLPDDVDKRGLWTDVQGGVRGLLRIPDALRLQSFNNPGEAQYSQPNLACVIEMKFPGDYLSERQQRAYENIAGLKSNFRLLEISRCEIADKRLRRDWMRAAQKEPVYKPVGQAMSLPTRAMADPYQLLAGLIDAEHDLARRQLEVKPPPPGTPVMSALPDPAEAEARRRQGVAQIEMTLAAPFVVVGAGILAIAAVPAAGGAAAGEATTIEANAGAEVIQFNRYLRAARVARATGTAAAAGTAADKLAARPADLPQATTPALSPEPQRRWDAYWEWEKQQRFQPQEEKHYLFWPDAPRIAQ comes from the coding sequence ATGGCAAACCTACCGCGCACCGCATCACGCGCGCCCAGTGGCGGCGCGCGCACCACCACGAAATCCAACGCTGAAGGAACCGTTTTACCCGTGGTCAATCCGCTGGACCTCTGGTATCTGTGCGAGAAAGCCGTCTACGCCAAACGCAATCCGTATCGGCGGGCAAAGGACGGACGGCCCATGTACCAGCGTACCGTCACGACGCTCGTACGCGCCGATAATGAACTATTCAAATATCACTTTCCGTACTGCGGCGAGGTTGGTTACGACATGACCGTCTCACCACCGAAGCCGCTGATGAGTCGTGGAGAATCGTGGCGGCCCAGTCGCTTTCCGCTCTCGTTCTATAAGCAGATCACTACCGAGATCATGCCCGATTACGCGGCGCTGGAAGTGGAACGCGACCTAATCGGCAAAGACGAACTCGAATCGACGATTGCGCTTCCCCTACCCGACGATGTGGACAAGCGTGGCCTGTGGACCGACGTACAGGGCGGCGTGCGCGGGCTGCTGCGTATTCCCGATGCGCTGCGGCTGCAAAGCTTCAACAACCCCGGAGAGGCGCAGTACAGTCAGCCCAATCTGGCATGTGTGATCGAGATGAAGTTTCCGGGGGACTATCTTTCAGAAAGACAGCAGCGTGCCTATGAAAACATTGCTGGCCTGAAGAGCAATTTTCGGTTGCTCGAAATATCCCGCTGTGAGATTGCAGACAAGCGCCTTCGCCGAGACTGGATGCGTGCTGCCCAGAAAGAGCCCGTCTACAAACCTGTGGGACAAGCGATGAGTCTGCCGACACGCGCCATGGCCGATCCTTATCAATTGCTGGCGGGCCTCATTGATGCAGAACACGATTTGGCACGGCGACAACTCGAAGTCAAGCCACCGCCTCCGGGTACGCCTGTGATGAGCGCGCTCCCCGATCCTGCCGAGGCGGAAGCGCGCCGCCGTCAAGGCGTGGCGCAGATCGAGATGACGCTAGCCGCACCATTCGTCGTCGTTGGCGCGGGCATCCTCGCCATTGCAGCCGTCCCGGCTGCCGGTGGTGCTGCCGCAGGGGAAGCAACCACCATCGAGGCTAATGCGGGAGCCGAAGTCATTCAGTTCAATCGCTATTTGCGTGCGGCCCGCGTAGCGCGCGCGACGGGTACGGCAGCAGCAGCGGGGACCGCTGCCGACAAGCTTGCTGCACGGCCCGCCGACCTACCCCAAGCGACCACGCCTGCTCTTTCGCCTGAACCGCAGCGCCGTTGGGATGCTTATTGGGAGTGGGAAAAACAGCAGCGATTTCAACCTCAAGAAGAAAAACACTATCTCTTCTGGCCCGATGCGCCGAGGATCGCACAATGA
- a CDS encoding type VI immunity family protein, translating into MNEQEFFEAFETERWNFTFVDEADTTKPVQQVGLVAVFHLVDAYLPIRRKHIAEAFTLYDKHYGSKLKGGYREDLGMRIRPYSREEFHDCVSYIETIGLNDAVEFKWMSRPNLDLVSDYMFGVFSPEGWYEKVHGSLTKVRFYLPVEELKNDGQAHFEKVMTEMCQLLRPIHGAAGLAVQESHAWEDFQHTEYETAWAYRGVDVCIPTDNKSWRDGYSNLNWYTFIAHHWLAKLGTPEELRTKLDDDRIEVIPYEWGSMIRAGNWPQLGKADVDPQPELYVKVNEAIKPLRVDDIGSLHYGSVGGEVRFNRRTSNSWLRRFDRPRAPSTGAADDSDNAVESSSAKSEARRFLRIASGTPCPWPGVWLCEEAEHLGPQTVAHGVPMPEIEGRAVTWRLIRGL; encoded by the coding sequence ATGAACGAACAAGAGTTCTTCGAAGCATTCGAAACCGAGCGCTGGAATTTCACATTTGTGGATGAAGCTGACACGACAAAGCCTGTGCAGCAGGTTGGCTTAGTGGCTGTCTTCCATCTTGTGGATGCCTATTTGCCAATTAGACGGAAGCACATTGCCGAGGCATTTACTCTTTACGATAAACACTATGGCAGCAAGTTGAAGGGTGGCTATCGTGAGGACCTTGGAATGCGTATACGGCCTTATAGCCGTGAAGAATTCCACGATTGTGTTAGCTATATTGAAACCATCGGCTTGAACGACGCAGTGGAGTTCAAGTGGATGTCGCGCCCGAATCTTGATCTGGTCAGCGATTACATGTTTGGAGTCTTCTCGCCCGAGGGTTGGTATGAAAAGGTGCATGGATCACTCACGAAGGTTCGATTTTATCTGCCGGTAGAGGAGTTAAAGAATGATGGTCAAGCACATTTCGAAAAGGTAATGACCGAGATGTGCCAACTTCTACGGCCGATTCATGGGGCCGCAGGCCTCGCTGTTCAGGAATCCCACGCGTGGGAGGACTTCCAACATACCGAATACGAAACGGCGTGGGCATATCGCGGCGTAGACGTATGCATTCCCACCGACAACAAGTCGTGGCGTGACGGCTATTCCAACCTCAATTGGTACACCTTCATCGCCCACCACTGGCTTGCCAAACTTGGCACGCCCGAAGAACTAAGGACCAAACTCGACGACGACCGTATCGAGGTCATACCGTACGAATGGGGTAGCATGATTCGGGCAGGCAACTGGCCGCAACTAGGGAAGGCTGATGTCGATCCGCAACCGGAGCTTTACGTCAAGGTGAACGAAGCCATCAAGCCGCTGCGCGTAGATGATATCGGATCGCTGCATTACGGCTCCGTGGGCGGCGAAGTGCGTTTCAACCGGCGTACTAGTAATTCGTGGCTGCGGCGCTTCGACCGACCACGAGCGCCATCCACCGGGGCGGCCGATGATTCCGATAATGCTGTTGAGTCGTCGTCGGCCAAGAGCGAAGCCCGCCGCTTTCTTCGTATCGCCTCGGGCACGCCATGCCCTTGGCCGGGCGTATGGCTATGCGAGGAAGCCGAACACCTAGGCCCACAGACCGTTGCTCACGGCGTGCCCATGCCCGAAATCGAGGGACGCGCCGTGACATGGCGGCTAATCAGAGGACTTTGA
- a CDS encoding aspartate kinase — translation MALIVHKYGGTSMGSVERIKNVAKRVAKWHKAGHRMVVVPSAMSGETNRLLGLAKDITANPDPRELDMIASTGEQVSVGLLAIALHAEGLDAVSYAGWQVPIKTDSAFTKARISEIDGERVLKDLDAGKVVVITGFQGVDPEGHIATLGRGGSDTSAVAIAAALKADECLIYTDVDGVYTTDPRVVEEARRLDRVTFEEMLEMASLGSKVLQIRSVEFAGKYQVKTRVLSSLTDPLMPLEAEMHSGTLITFEEDENMEKAVISGIAFQRDEARIAVMGVPDKPGVAYQILGPVADANIDIDMIIQNQSVNGKTDFTFTVGRGDYQRALEILNGQVKGHVNAETVLGDPKVSKVSVVGVGMRSHVGIASTMFRTLSEEGINIQMISTSEIKISVLIDEKYTELAVRALHKAFELDRG, via the coding sequence ATGGCACTCATCGTACACAAATACGGCGGCACTTCGATGGGCTCGGTCGAGCGCATCAAGAACGTCGCCAAGCGCGTCGCCAAATGGCACAAGGCCGGCCACCGAATGGTCGTCGTGCCCTCGGCGATGTCCGGCGAAACCAACCGCCTGCTCGGTCTTGCAAAAGACATCACGGCGAACCCGGACCCGCGCGAACTCGACATGATTGCCTCCACGGGCGAGCAGGTGAGCGTGGGACTCCTCGCCATCGCGCTGCACGCCGAAGGCCTCGACGCCGTGAGCTATGCCGGCTGGCAGGTGCCCATCAAGACGGATAGCGCGTTCACGAAGGCGCGTATCAGCGAAATCGACGGCGAGCGCGTGCTGAAAGACCTCGACGCGGGCAAGGTCGTGGTCATCACGGGCTTTCAGGGCGTCGATCCGGAAGGCCATATCGCCACGCTCGGGCGCGGCGGCTCGGATACGTCGGCGGTCGCGATCGCGGCGGCGCTGAAGGCCGACGAGTGCCTGATCTATACCGACGTCGACGGCGTCTACACGACCGACCCGCGCGTCGTCGAAGAGGCGCGCCGGCTGGATCGCGTGACCTTCGAGGAAATGCTGGAAATGGCGAGCCTGGGCTCGAAGGTCCTGCAGATCCGCTCGGTGGAATTCGCCGGCAAGTACCAGGTGAAGACGCGGGTGCTGTCCAGCCTGACCGATCCGCTCATGCCGCTCGAGGCCGAGATGCACTCGGGCACCCTGATTACTTTTGAAGAAGACGAGAACATGGAAAAGGCAGTTATCTCCGGCATCGCGTTCCAGCGCGACGAAGCGCGCATCGCCGTCATGGGCGTGCCCGACAAGCCGGGCGTCGCGTATCAGATTCTCGGTCCGGTGGCCGATGCGAACATCGACATCGACATGATCATCCAGAACCAGAGCGTGAACGGCAAGACCGACTTCACGTTCACGGTGGGCCGCGGCGACTACCAGCGCGCGCTGGAGATCCTGAACGGCCAGGTAAAGGGCCACGTGAACGCGGAAACCGTGCTGGGTGATCCGAAGGTGTCGAAGGTGTCGGTCGTGGGCGTGGGCATGCGTTCGCACGTGGGCATTGCGAGCACGATGTTCCGCACGTTGTCGGAAGAGGGCATCAACATCCAGATGATCTCGACTTCGGAAATTAAGATCTCCGTGCTGATCGACGAGAAGTACACCGAGCTCGCGGTTCGCGCGCTGCACAAGGCGTTCGAGCTGGATCGCGGCTGA
- the tilS gene encoding tRNA lysidine(34) synthetase TilS — protein sequence MTSDSETTAGRLVLEAVRAAVADAGLAADSLLAVALSGGLDSTVLLDAAVRVFGAARVVAFHVHHGLSPNADAWAAHCQSFAASLGVRYAARHVDVMRAGGESLEAAARDARYRALDELCDAHGAAALLIAHHADDQAETVLLQLLRGAGVAGLAAMAPQRLDGANVPRLRPLLRLLRAQLEQYAHERDLSWIDDESNADTRYARNALRHDVLPVLAVHFPGFRDALARTASHAASAQRLLDDLARLDMDTAQSEEEGALALDALLALDDERAVNVLRYWMRTRDLPAASTARVADMLRQLRRAANARDGHALRVDHAGRCLRVYRNALFWETGDSADAPDLDQGAAVPKAPSELHWQGDEVWRLPQWRGSFVFEPAALPGVDVVAEGLLRAAPIVARSRAGGERMRLFADAPSRTLKNLFQERGVPAWKRDVPLLFIRDALLFVPLVGVNREVAPETANAPLRRIVWRPDLLLA from the coding sequence GTGACATCCGACAGCGAAACCACGGCCGGCCGCCTCGTGCTCGAGGCGGTCCGCGCGGCGGTGGCCGATGCCGGACTCGCCGCTGATTCGCTGCTCGCCGTCGCATTGAGCGGCGGTCTCGATTCCACCGTTTTGCTCGATGCCGCCGTGCGCGTGTTCGGCGCGGCGCGCGTCGTCGCGTTCCACGTGCATCACGGCTTGAGTCCGAACGCCGATGCCTGGGCCGCGCACTGCCAGTCGTTCGCGGCATCGCTCGGCGTACGTTACGCGGCGCGCCATGTCGACGTGATGCGCGCGGGCGGCGAGAGCCTCGAAGCCGCCGCGCGCGATGCGCGTTATCGCGCGCTCGACGAACTCTGCGACGCGCACGGCGCGGCGGCGCTCCTGATCGCGCATCACGCAGACGATCAGGCGGAGACCGTGCTGCTGCAATTGCTGCGTGGCGCGGGCGTCGCGGGGCTCGCCGCGATGGCGCCGCAGCGGCTCGACGGCGCGAACGTGCCGCGCCTGCGACCGCTCTTGCGGCTCTTGCGGGCGCAACTGGAGCAGTACGCGCACGAGCGCGACTTAAGCTGGATCGACGACGAATCGAACGCCGATACCCGCTACGCGCGCAACGCGCTGCGCCACGACGTGCTGCCGGTGCTCGCCGTGCATTTCCCCGGCTTTCGCGATGCGCTCGCGCGCACCGCGTCACACGCGGCATCGGCGCAGCGGCTGCTCGACGATCTGGCCCGTCTCGACATGGACACCGCGCAGAGCGAAGAGGAGGGCGCGCTCGCCCTCGACGCGCTGCTCGCGCTCGACGACGAACGCGCCGTGAACGTGCTGCGCTACTGGATGCGCACGCGCGACTTGCCGGCTGCATCGACGGCGCGCGTCGCGGACATGCTGCGCCAACTCCGGCGCGCGGCGAATGCACGCGACGGTCATGCGCTGCGCGTCGATCACGCGGGGCGGTGTCTGCGCGTGTATCGCAACGCGCTCTTCTGGGAGACGGGCGACAGCGCGGATGCGCCCGACCTCGATCAGGGCGCGGCGGTGCCGAAGGCGCCAAGCGAATTGCACTGGCAGGGCGATGAAGTCTGGCGGCTGCCGCAGTGGCGCGGCTCGTTCGTGTTCGAGCCGGCCGCGTTGCCCGGTGTCGATGTCGTCGCGGAGGGTTTGTTACGCGCGGCGCCCATCGTCGCGCGTTCGCGTGCCGGAGGCGAGCGCATGCGCCTTTTCGCCGATGCGCCGAGCCGCACGCTCAAGAACCTGTTTCAGGAGCGCGGCGTGCCGGCGTGGAAGCGCGACGTGCCGCTGCTTTTCATTCGCGATGCGCTTCTCTTCGTGCCGCTCGTCGGCGTGAATCGCGAAGTGGCGCCGGAGACGGCGAATGCGCCGTTGCGCCGCATCGTCTGGCGGCCGGATTTGCTGCTGGCCTGA
- a CDS encoding acetyl-CoA carboxylase carboxyltransferase subunit alpha → MKTTFLDFEQPIAELEAKIEELRFVQDDSAVDISEEIERLSKKSQQLTKDLYANLSPWQVSQIARHPQRPYTLDYVSELFTDFHELHGDRSFADDLAIVGGFARFNGQPCMVIGHQKGRDTKERALRNFGMPRPEGYRKAERLMRLAEKFSMPIFTFVDTPGAYPGIGAEERGQSEAIGRNLFVMAELKTPIITTIIGEGGSGGALAIAVADTVMMLQFSTYSVISPEGCASILWKSAAKAPEAAEALGLTAHRLKALGLIDKIVNEPLGGAHRDPKGMAALLRRALADSLRQFQGMSMQDLRDRRFDKIMAYGKFKESMPGA, encoded by the coding sequence ATGAAGACCACGTTTCTGGATTTCGAGCAGCCGATCGCTGAACTCGAAGCGAAGATCGAAGAACTCCGCTTCGTTCAGGACGATTCCGCTGTCGACATCTCGGAAGAAATCGAGCGGCTGTCGAAGAAGAGCCAGCAGCTCACCAAGGATTTGTACGCCAACCTGTCGCCGTGGCAGGTGTCGCAAATCGCGCGTCATCCGCAGCGTCCTTACACGCTCGACTATGTGAGCGAACTGTTCACCGACTTCCACGAACTGCATGGCGACCGCTCTTTCGCGGACGACCTCGCTATCGTCGGCGGCTTCGCGCGTTTCAACGGCCAGCCGTGCATGGTGATCGGCCATCAGAAGGGCCGCGACACCAAGGAGCGCGCGCTGCGCAACTTCGGCATGCCGCGTCCGGAAGGCTATCGCAAGGCCGAGCGGCTCATGCGCCTGGCCGAAAAATTCAGCATGCCGATCTTTACGTTCGTCGATACGCCGGGCGCGTATCCGGGCATCGGCGCGGAAGAGCGCGGGCAGTCCGAAGCCATCGGCCGCAATCTGTTCGTCATGGCCGAACTGAAGACACCGATCATCACGACGATCATCGGCGAAGGCGGCTCGGGCGGCGCGCTGGCCATTGCCGTCGCCGACACCGTGATGATGCTGCAGTTCTCCACGTATTCGGTCATCTCGCCGGAAGGCTGCGCGTCCATTCTGTGGAAGAGCGCGGCGAAGGCGCCCGAAGCGGCCGAGGCGCTCGGTTTGACAGCGCATCGGCTCAAGGCGCTCGGACTCATCGACAAGATCGTGAACGAGCCGCTCGGCGGCGCGCACCGCGATCCGAAGGGCATGGCCGCGCTGCTGCGCCGCGCGCTCGCCGATTCGCTGCGTCAGTTCCAGGGCATGAGCATGCAAGACTTGCGCGACCGCCGCTTCGACAAGATCATGGCCTACGGCAAGTTCAAGGAATCGATGCCCGGCGCATGA
- a CDS encoding DNA-3-methyladenine glycosylase, producing the protein MATARKTPVKRPASGSAASPATKRTRGAQLNASTQTALQTAGASTAAPRKTALKRASKDTAGAHVNGARRVNGEDVSARTSKADIAPAPRAKGNVRASTSDAANAQSLVADKEPGEVVRKSRVVTADAAVPAQVGGLTRDIERPDYWDKACADLMKRDRILKKLIPKFGQMHLVNLGDPFSTLARSVAGQQISVKAAQAIWERVKTACPTILPADFIALGAEKLQACGLSKRKTEYILDLAQHFVSGALHVDTWASMDDEAVIAELTQIRGIGRWTAEMFLIFNLSRPNVLPLDDLGLIQAISVNYFSGEPVTRSEAREVAANWEPWRTVATWYMWRSLNPIPADH; encoded by the coding sequence ATGGCAACGGCCAGGAAGACGCCGGTCAAGCGACCCGCGTCAGGAAGTGCTGCGTCGCCCGCAACGAAGCGGACGCGCGGTGCGCAATTGAACGCAAGCACGCAGACCGCTTTGCAGACCGCTGGTGCCTCGACCGCAGCGCCGCGCAAGACCGCGCTCAAGCGGGCATCGAAGGACACGGCAGGCGCGCACGTGAACGGCGCGCGCCGCGTCAATGGCGAGGATGTCTCGGCGCGGACGTCGAAGGCTGACATCGCACCCGCGCCGCGAGCGAAGGGCAACGTCCGCGCATCCACGAGCGATGCGGCGAACGCGCAATCGCTCGTCGCGGACAAGGAGCCGGGCGAAGTCGTTCGCAAGTCGCGCGTGGTCACGGCCGATGCCGCCGTGCCCGCGCAAGTGGGCGGCCTCACGCGCGACATCGAGCGTCCCGATTACTGGGACAAGGCCTGCGCCGATCTCATGAAGCGCGACCGCATTCTCAAGAAACTGATCCCGAAGTTCGGGCAGATGCATCTCGTCAATCTCGGCGATCCGTTCTCGACGCTCGCGCGTTCGGTTGCCGGACAGCAGATTTCGGTGAAGGCCGCGCAAGCCATCTGGGAGCGCGTGAAGACCGCGTGTCCGACCATCTTGCCGGCGGATTTCATCGCGCTCGGCGCGGAGAAGCTGCAAGCGTGCGGCCTCTCGAAGCGCAAGACCGAGTACATCCTAGATCTCGCGCAGCACTTCGTCTCGGGCGCGCTGCACGTGGATACATGGGCGTCGATGGACGACGAAGCCGTGATCGCCGAGCTCACGCAGATTCGCGGCATCGGCCGATGGACGGCGGAGATGTTTCTCATCTTCAACCTGTCGCGCCCGAACGTGCTGCCGCTCGACGACCTCGGCCTCATTCAGGCGATCAGCGTGAATTACTTCAGCGGCGAGCCGGTCACGCGCAGCGAAGCGCGCGAAGTCGCGGCGAACTGGGAGCCGTGGCGAACCGTCGCGACGTGGTACATGTGGCGCAGCCTGAACCCGATTCCCGCAGACCACTGA